One Sphingopyxis macrogoltabida genomic region harbors:
- the kynB gene encoding arylformamidase — protein MSRIWDISQPLHAGVPVWPGEPAFALHSHAVIGDGCPVNVGGMSTPLHAGTHGDAPLHYANDGVSSADSALDPYIGPCVLLDVRHAEGRVEVGDIDWDAVAGAERVLLRTYESFPHDAWDSDFTAIAAEVIARLGGMGVRLIGTDAASLDPEQSKTLDAHQAVKAADMRILEGLVLDDVPPGRYELIALPLRIVGADASPVRAILRELA, from the coding sequence ATGAGCCGGATCTGGGACATTTCGCAGCCGCTCCATGCCGGGGTTCCGGTGTGGCCCGGCGAGCCAGCGTTCGCGCTGCACAGCCATGCAGTGATCGGCGACGGCTGCCCGGTCAATGTCGGCGGTATGTCGACGCCGCTGCATGCTGGAACGCATGGCGATGCGCCGCTGCATTATGCCAATGACGGCGTGTCGTCGGCAGACAGCGCGCTCGATCCCTATATCGGGCCGTGCGTGCTACTCGACGTCCGCCATGCGGAAGGGCGCGTCGAAGTCGGCGATATCGACTGGGATGCGGTCGCGGGCGCCGAGCGGGTGCTGCTCAGGACATACGAGTCGTTTCCGCACGACGCCTGGGACAGCGACTTTACCGCGATCGCCGCCGAGGTGATCGCGCGGCTCGGCGGCATGGGGGTGCGGCTGATCGGCACCGATGCCGCGTCGCTCGACCCCGAACAGTCGAAGACGCTTGACGCGCATCAGGCGGTGAAGGCGGCCGACATGCGGATCTTGGAGGGGCTGGTGCTCGATGACGTGCCGCCGGGGCGGTACGAACTGATCGCGCTGCCGCTGCGCATCGTCGGCGCCGACGCGAGCCCGGTGCGCGCGATTTTGAGGGAGCTTGCATGA